GATGTCGCTGTTGTCAGGGGAATTGGATTCCTATGTCACTGTGAGTGTTGTTTACCATGCCACTGACGCAGGCTTGCCTTAGATCATTCCTGTCTGCGGGCTTCTCACTTGGTGAATTAAGAGCTTTCATCATGCAACTAGTACATCtattttcaaaagcaaaacacatgTTCTCACAGTAAAAGCTATGTGGAGCGTGCAGCTGTGCTTttgctttaaatgaaaaatgaataaaagaaaacaacttaATCTTTTcaaccaggcatcacatacaaaGAAGCTAAATGCTGACAATTATTCTGTCTACTGTATTTATCCGTCCAGTTTTTAGCAGTGCAACTGCTCTGTAGGTTTTATgtctttaaatatgttttatgatTGAAAGATGTCACACCCCTATATGTTCCCCATTCCTCTCTTCACTTTGAATCTCACATGACTGCCCTCTTTTAAGATGTCCAAACCTGCTGTCCCTGACCCTGTCCGGCTGCGGACACGTCACGGACCGTGACATCATAAGTGTGCTCCGGCACTGCACATGGCTGCAGGGGCTATTCCTGGAGAACTGCTGCCAGGTGACGGATGCTGTCCTGCATGCCACGCTGGCCCATGGCAGTGCCCTGCAGGAGCTGAGGGTGGACTTCTGCAGGAACATCACCCAAGCAGGACTGCAGGCCATCAGGGAGAGGAGGCCCGGGCTGAGGCTGAGCGCTGAGCGCAGTGCAGGAATGATTCCGGACAGCCAGCCTGAACGGAGGCTGCATAGCAGAAGGGCTTTGCAAAAGGTCCTCATATTTTCCTGAGGGGTGTGGCATCTGGGTTCATTCACAGAAGGCAAGATGGAGAACATTTTAATCAGCTCTGCTGTGGTGCTGTCAGCTGATATTACTTTTAActttaagaaaaacattttcaaaagaatttCAATTTCAGGAAGAttgcaagtgttttttttctgttttttaatttttaatttaaaaaaatatatttgttattttattatgttgATGTCACTGTATCTTTAAAGATAAggtaaaaaaaagtttctatcttacattttgttttaaatatgtcaaGGACTATTAAAGTTTTTTCTACCAGGCATTTTTAATGAGTCTTTCAGAGATGTGTTTCTGGTGTTTCGGTAACTTTTCCATGCATACAGTCCAGAGCTTTTTTTCTGCGAAAGAAAAAGACGTTATCTTACACTGTAAAACTCCACAGTGATCCTGCTCATGGTTTAAATATATACCATTTATAAAATTGCGTAGCGTATGATGATTCCAAAAGCAAAAGGAACATTTCCAGTGTTGAGGTGGCTACAAATGAGATGAAAGGTTCACTcgaataattttatatttgttattgtttctcggacttcttgtttttttactttgccaTATAGAACATGAATCAATATTTTCCTCACCCACTtcacagaaatgtaatttacaAGAATTTTAAGCTATtgggttttttaattaatgattaGTATGTGGTTAATAAAggtgtttaataaaataaatatgtgaatgaCAGAATTTTAATAAAGATAAAGATATATGTTTCAGTTACATAATCTCAGATTTTTATTAATAGCCAGTTTATATACTGGACGGCGTCCCAGTTACGCTGCTCTGTTCGACCAAACAGAGCCCTCTGATTGCTTTAAGAATCTTGTTGGCCGTTTTGTTTTTGCCGCTCATACCCACGTCGATTTTGAACACAAAGACTGATACTGCTCATATCACAACGTACAATAGTTGTTCTGTCTTCAGACTCACGCTAAGCAATAGTGTCCGCATGGACGGGGTTCTTTCCGGACGCGGTGGTAGTCTCTCAGAGCtgattaaagattttttaatattttgaattgGGTGGGACAGTATGTGCTGTACTTGACCTATGGTTTAGCTACGTTACAACCTCCGGAAAAGGCTGCGGAGGCCGGGAAAGAGTAATGAGGTGCTGCAGTAGTCCTTAAAAATACTATACTATCTTTGCCACAATATGTAGTGATCTTAATTATGTTTGTGACCCGGGCAATTCGCTAGTAGACAATGTTCAAATACCTTTTGATCATTTGTATTTACGAATCTCTCGTTGCCCATGCTAAAATCCGAAATTCAAAGAATAACTTATAATTCTGAGTAACTGCAGCTGATGGGACAGTTTAACATTCGAATAGTAATTTAAGACGCAGTCTGTGGATAGCCTGGAGTAGTCACCCTGAGTCTTGTAAAAGGTCCCGTGTACTGTGTTTACAAACATATTAGCTGTAGTGTGGCAGCATGATTAGTCTTCCATAATCTTTGAGATTTCCTCgtaaatgaaaaatatgtcaATTCAAATGGAGTTAAAAACTATTTTCTAGCCCATCGTTGCTAATTGAACAAAACAAAGCGATATAATTTTCGACCTCTGCACATATACGTGGAGCTCAATGTTAATGGGAGTTTTAAGGCAGGTATAGGCGGGCCTTATAGTCGGAGACGAACTACCCGATCCTTCCCCACTGTACCGCCCTCGAAATCATATAATCCAATTTTTACGATGAGATTATGAAGCTTGGTGCAAAGATAAAGATGCGGGCGGAGGACGACTATGAAACTACGACGCACCAATCATAGATCATCATTAGGAAGGATACCCCAGTAATACTCCAGGTTGTTGAGCAACAATCGAACCCTGACTTCGTTATGTAAGAATGTTTAATGAGTGCTTTGAGTAAATTATTGTAACACTCATACTGTTTTTCTCCAGTCATATCTTAGCTCTTTTAAGCTTTTACAGGCCTTTTTCATTTACTCTGGGATCCAAAGAGCAAATGTAGCCGTGAAACATGAAACAGAGCATAATATGATTTGATTGCCTAAAATGTCAGTAAGATATTTCTTTTGAAGTGCTTGCCAATCCACTCCCAGGAGTTATGTAATCAAGATGAAATCTCGTAGATTTTTAGACAGCTACATAGGAGCAATTGTTTGGCATCGCAATATGGGGACTCATTAGATACTGCAGAGTGACAAAAAGCAGATGGTTGTATGAACTACATTAACTGTGcttattactatatatatatatttggcagCACCCATGTTTCCCATTCTTCCCATTCGAGCCCAAAGTAACAGAGGCAGGGGCTATCAGGATAGTCCATGACCTTCGGGCAGGACACAAAGGCGGGACACAAACTGGAGTGGTCTGATCACACAAGGGAagaattattgttgttattgttttttctattttcttttcttaaattaCAGATAATTAGAATTCTTTTGTAGATACAGTCTCGGGGGAATTTAAAGCACATGCATAAGCAATGACccactatttaaaaaacaaaaacaaccactaGGAGGATTATATTATCTAAATACATTAACAGCTGGGGTACATTCTAATTGTTGGCATGATCCATAAGGCATCTACTCAAGAagttctttattttaataattattgaAGAATTAAAGAAGTCTCttctttgaaagaaaaagatgtTGTATACATCTACTTTATCTCTAAATTACTTTATATCTGTGACTAAACAAATAGACAGTTTATTAAATTATGCAAGTTTTCCAAGTGCTTAGAGATCaacatttgaatttttaaagtCAGCCCCGAAACAAATTGCATTTCACTGCATTACAGTAAAGTGCAGACATTTTTCCAGTTGTCAGGTGTAATCACTTAAGAGGGTCTACAAAGTCCAGGTGGGCTGGACCTTCTATTTTTCTATAAGTCTCGAGTGAAACAGCCTATAGCTCCAGCCACAGAAAATGACTATTAGCATGTACCAACATGTGAGCATATGGGCTTGGTGTCATGTAATTTGTCCTTCCCCTACAGCTTTGTATCAGCAGAGCATGCACCAGAGAGAGTGGCTGCCTGAAGTTCCAAAACTGATATGTGAATGTGAAAGCTTGGGTGAGTCCTCGTCCCCTGCACATTTTTATCCTGTGATTTAAATTTGCTTGTCGGCAAAGCATAGAACCTGAAATGTATACGTGAGCAAACCAATGCATACTCTTTTGAAGACACTTTTATTTATCACTGGACCAAAAGACCCACTCTGAACATGTTGTCAGTAAGAGATGATTAGATCACAACTGTTTCAAACCGTTTCATATGCATTATAGGGATACAAAATGGTACAACCA
This region of Electrophorus electricus isolate fEleEle1 chromosome 2, fEleEle1.pri, whole genome shotgun sequence genomic DNA includes:
- the fbxl22 gene encoding F-box and leucine-rich protein 22 is translated as MQLTDLNQECLVHLFSFLDKDTRWNLSLTCMRLREAFLDPQLWSLLHFCSPCELRRNNFILSPSLRYLNICWHSSRVKVCNIEYWMKTTFQRDLCSKHESLVSHFLERVCNICPNLLSLTLSGCGHVTDRDIISVLRHCTWLQGLFLENCCQVTDAVLHATLAHGSALQELRVDFCRNITQAGLQAIRERRPGLRLSAERSAGMIPDSQPERRLHSRRALQKVLIFS